A region of the Phaseolus vulgaris cultivar G19833 chromosome 11, P. vulgaris v2.0, whole genome shotgun sequence genome:
AAGATTGGATCATTGGAAAACTGCAAAGAAAGTCTTAAGATACTTACAAGAGACAAAAgatcacatgcttacttataGGAGATATAATCATCTTGAGGTGATTGAATATACAAATTTAGATTTTACTGGTTGTATGGATACAAGAAAGTCtacatttggttatgtgtatcttttagccggAGGAGTGATTTCATGGAAAAGTACGAAGCAGTGAGTCGTTGTTGCATCTACCATGGAGGTTGAATTTGTGGCATGATTTTGATATCACATTTTAGGCTAATTGGTTGTGGAATTTTATTTCAGAACTTGGAGTAGTTGAGAATATTTCCAAGCCACtgagaatttattgtgataattctgcagttgttttcttttctaagaacgacaagtattccaaaggttccaatcatatggaattgaaatactttgtcATTATggaagaagttcagaaacataaagtgtcaatagaacatattaTCACTGATATTATGACTGTTGACTTTTTAACAAAAGGGTTATCGCCCAAAATATTTACTGGTCATGTTAAGAATATGGGCATTATGTCTACTAGTGTATGTTAAATGTTGTTATTAATGGTTAGTTGACACTCTGAGCTCATTGATATAATGTTTCTAAAATCTATGTTTTTCACTTTATGTATATTCATGCAAATTATGatgtggaaaacaaattatattattgatgatgaaaatgacattatgtttgaacccATTATGAACTTCTCATTGTAAAGTCATATTAAAGACAAAGGGtgatatagtagtacatggaaggaaatATGTTGATTAAATGACATATAACcgccatgactcttattatttttGTACCCTTAATTTTGATGATAGAACAAATTTATGTAAGATTTTTAATGCGCATTGtgatttatgtaattattattaaattaggAAGTATTATATTTCCACACGAGTCAAGTAtgaaaatgttagaaaattatacaatgtaaattaattttataatgtgaCTCATGTGATATAGATTTTGGACCTTGAGCTTAAATgtgatttaataaaataaatgattcattggttaatgtgagaggctatatacacatatatatatacatatatatatatacatatatatatatatacatatatatatacatatatatatatacatatatatatatatatacatatatatatatatatagtatgaTACCTGATGAAATAtaatctgatggagattggaaAATATTAAGAACATAGGGTTTTGTCTCTGCAAAGAAGGTTGTCTCACTATTCATTAAGAAAGGGTGTGACAAGAAAAGAATTGTCAAGAAATAGAttgagaaagagaagaaacttCTCACATAGGGACTCTTATGGATAAAGGTAAGTGCCTATCTTTATTATAATTGAATGTAAGGAATGTGAGAATCATAATTTGTAAGATCTTTATGTATGCAAATAAGTTTTATAGATTTATCTAGAATTTCTTATTTGCAAATGGAAGTTGTTTCTTTTAGTTAAGGAGATTTTTCAGTCACCTAATACTTTACTAAGCTTAGAATAATCTGGGACGAGTTAGAAAATTTTAGACCTAACTCCATGTGTTTGTAAAACTAAGTGCTCTTGTTATGTTGCTTATGCTATTAGTAAAAGAAAGTGTGAGGATGAGGCTGTGTAGTTCCTTCGTGGGTTAAATAATCAGTATAACAACATAATGTCACATGTGTTTCTTATGGAACCCATACCCtctataactatttttttctttctcttgtgGCTCAACAAGAACACTAACTAATGAGTAATTTTTTGGTCACAAATGTTAATCACGTAACCTCTAATCATAATTTTGCTTTGATGATCTATACCTTTTGTGGAAAAAATGGTCATACTGAAAATGTTTGTTTTAGAAAAGTTGAACTTCCTACTCAAGAAAATAAGACTTTTAGAATAAACAACTAAGCTAAAACATTTTATCATGTCAGGAAAGCAATTACATAATCGCATAACTGTACTTTGCATGGGCCTATATATATCTCTTATGCACCCTCTCTATATAATATACATTTTTATGTTATATGAATAATATACCAATTGTGTTTTTCTCATGGCTCACTGTGAatcataatatggtatcaaaacttttttttttctttttttcgtGGCCTTTCATGTCTTTTGCTACGTTTACtttgttgaataaactttaaatgttaGTTTGTGTgttttaaaattagaagttaCTAGAATATTATAGAATGAAGGTTTGGATAGGTGAAAGGTCAAAAGTTGTAAGTGGgtttttaattatgttgttaGTGGGATTTTAAGGTCATAATGTAGATCTTTCTAGAAGAGCTTCCTAAAGCCTATAAAAAGGATGCTCTCTcatttgtaagatgcaccacagaaagaaatacaatagagagaattacaaagaagagtgtttctttTAGAGAGAATTTAAGTGTGAGTGAGTGTTTGTTTTTTACaatttggtatcaagagccaatGGCGAATGTGACGGGTCAAATACCGCTACCACTGTTAACGAAGGCGACCAGATATGGCAACTGGAGCATTCAAATGAAAACTCTTCTCGGTTCTCAGGATTCATGGGAGGTGGTcgaagaaggttttgaagaaccaACAAATACCACGGGTTATACGGCAGCTCAAACCAAGGCGTTGAAAGAGATGCGATCGAAAGATAAGGCAGCTTTGTACATGTTGTATAGAGCTGTTGATGAGGCAATTTTTGAGAAGATTGCTGGTGCGTCCACTTCAAAGGAAGCATGGGACATATTGGAGAAGGTGTTCAAAGGAGCTGACCGAGTTAAGCAAGTGCGTCTACAAACTCTGCGTGGCGAGTTGGAGAATATGAAGATGATGGAGTCAGAAAGTGTATCTGACTACATCACGCGTGTACAGGCTGTGGTGAATCAACTCAACCGAAACGGTGAAACGCTGACCGATGCACGAGttgtggagaagattttgagaacATTAACAGACAATTTTGAGAGTATTGTATGCGCGATAGAGGAGTCAAAGGACCTTGTGAAACTCACAGTCGACGAGCTTGCCGGTTCTCTCGAGGCACACGAGCAacggaagaagaagaagaaggaagaaaCACTCGAGCAAGCACTTCAAACCAAGGCGTCAATTAAAGACGAAAAGGTACTCTATCATCAAAATTCTCAATATAAAGGGCGTGGTCGTGGAAACGGTCGTGGTGGAAAAGGCAGCAACCATGAAGGGTACTATAAGGAGAAGGAACAGTCGAGCCAACCAAATTGGCGTGGAAGAGGACGTGGTAGAGGAAGAGGCGGCCGATCGAATTATTCCAACATCGAGTGCTACAAATGTCACAAATATGGTCACTATGCGAAGGATTGTAACTCTGACAAATGTTACAATTGTGGTAAAGTGGGGCATTTTGCAAAAGATTGTCGTGCTGATATAAAGATAGAAGAAACAACCAACCTAGCCTTGGAAGTCGAAACGAATGAAGGTGTTCTCTTGATGGCTCAAGATGAAGTCAACATTAACAATGACACTTTGTGGTACCTCGACTCAGGAGCAAGCAGCCATATGTGCGGTCACAAGTACCTATTCAAAGATATGCAAAAGATTGAAGATGGTCATGTTTCATTTTGGAGATGCATCAAAGGTGGAGGTCAAAGGGCGAGGTACGGTTTGCTACTTACAAAAGGATGGCTTAATTGGGTCACTCCAAGATGTTTATTACGTACCAGACCTCAAGACCAATATTTTGAGTATGGGACAACTCACAGAGAAAGGTTACTCGATATTTTTGAAAGATCGGCTACTACACTTGAAGGACAAGAAAGGGCGTTTGGTTGCTCGAATTGAGATGGCAAGAAATCGGATGTACAAGCTGAATTTGAGAAGCATACGAGAAAAATGTTTGCAAGTCAACATAGAAGATAAGGCATCATTGTGGCATCTTCGTTTTGGTCACCTACATCATGGTGGACTAAAAGAGTTAGCGAAGAAGAATATGGTGCACGGGCTACCCAACATGGACTACGAGGGAAAATTTTGTGAAGAATGTGTGCTCAGCAAGCATGTGAGAACCTCGTTTCCAAAGAAGGCTCAATATTGGGCTAAGCAACCTCTCGAATTGATTCATACCGACATATGTGGACCAATTACTCCAGAGTCCTTCAGCGGTAAAAGGTATTTCATTACCTTCATTGATGATTTCTCACGGAAAACTTGGGTTTACTTTCTGAAAGAAAAATCTGAGGCATTTGAGGTGTTCAAAAAGTTCAAGGTGATGGTGGAGAGGACAACTGATAAACAGATCAAAGTTGTACGATCTGATAGAGGAGGCGAGTATACTTCAACGGCTTTCATGGAGTATTGCGAGGAGCAAGGCATAAGGCGATTTCTAACTGCACcatacactcctcaacaaaatggtgtggcCGAGAGGAAGAATCGGACCATTCTCGACATGGTTCGATCAATGCTTAAGAGCAAAAAGATGCCAAAGGAATTTTGGGCGGAAGCTGTGCAATGCGCCATCTATGTGCAAAATCGATGTCCACATGTGAAGTTAGATGATCAAACACCACAAGAGGCATGGAGCGGACAAAAGCCAACAGTTTCTCATCTCAAAGTGTTTGGTAGTGTGGCTTATGCACACGTACCAGATCAACGAAGAACGAAGCTCGAAGACAAAAGCAAAAGGTATGTTTTTATTGGGTATGATGAGAAGACAAAAGGGTACAAGCTACTTGATCCAATAAGCAAGAAGGTGACGGTGAGTCATGATGTGCAAATAAATGAAGCAAGCGAGTGGGATGGGAACAATTCTTCAGAGGTTATGATTGAAGTTGGAGAATCATCACCGACAAGTATAAATTCCGAAACAaccgatgatgaagatgaaccaCGACAACCTAAAATTCGaagtttgcatgatttgtatgaTTCGACAAATGAGGTACACCTAGTATGTCTTTTGGCAGATGCTGAAAATATCAGCTTTGAAGAGGCGGTGCGAGACAAGAAGTGGCAAACTGCCATAGATGAGGAGATTAAAGCGATTGACCGCAACAACACATGGGAGCTAACAGAATTGCCAGAGGGAAGTCAGCCCATTGGTGTGAAGTGGATAttcaagaaaaagatgaatgctCAAGGCGAGATAGAGAGGTACAAGGCACGACTCGTTGCGAAGGGATACAAACAAAAGGAGGGAATTGACTACGATGAGGTGTTTGCTCCCGTTGTAAGAATGGAGACAATTCGATTGCTCATTTCCCAAGCGGCTCAATTTAAATGGCcgatatttcaaatggatgtcaagtcgGCATTCTTGAATGGTGTGCTTGAAGAAGAAGTCTACATCGAACAACCACCTGGGTACATGAAAATCGGAGAGGAGAAGAAGGTGCTAAAATTGAAGAAGGCACTTTACGGGTTGAAGCAAGCACCGCGGGCATGGAATACTCGTATCGATACATACTTCAAGGAGAACGGGTTCAAGCAATGTCCTTACGAGCATGCTCTTTACGCAAAGAACAATGGAGGTAACATGATATTTGTTgctctttatgttgatgatctcATTTTTATGGGTAATAATAGTGAGATGATAGAAGAGTTTAAGGGCACAATGAGACGGGAATTTGAGATGACAGATTTGGGATTGATGAAGTTTTTCCTTGGCTTGGAGGTTAGACAAAAAGAGACGGGTATTTTTGTATCACAGGAGACATATGCAAAAAAGATTTTGAAGAAGTACAAGATGGAAAATTGCAACCCAGTATCAATACCAATGGAACCAGGTGCAAAACTCTCAAAGTTCGATGGAGGAGAACGTGTCGATGCAAGTAGATACCAGAGTTTGGTAGGAAGCCTTCATTATCTCACATGCACGAGGCCGGATCTTTCATTAAGTATCGGCATAATAAGTCGATTCATGGAGGAACCAGTTTACTCACATTGGAAGGCATTGAAGCGAGTCCTACGGTACATCCAAGGTACTGTATCACTTGGATTGTTCTACTCAAAAGCAAAAAATTACAAGTTGGTGGGTTACTCTGACAGTGATTGGTGTGGAGACATAGATGATCGGAAAAGTACATCGGGATATGTATTCTTTATAGGCAACACAACATTTTCTTGGCTTTCAAAGAAGCAACCGATCGTGACGCTATCAACGTGTGAAGCTGAATATGTGGCAGCATCTTGGTGTGTATGTCATGCGATATGGCTGAGAAACTTGTTGAGTAAGATGGAGCTAAAACAACTAGATGCAACTGTGATTCAAGTTGACAACAAATCAACAATTGAGTTGGCAAAGAACCCAGTGAACCATGAAAGAAGCAAACACATTGACGTTCGTTTTCACTTTATCCGTGATCATGTGAAGAAAGGAAGTGTGGAATTGGTGCATGTGGCAAGTCAAGATCAAGTTgctgatatcttcacaaaaccgcTACCGAAAGTCTTTTTCGACAAATACAAGAAGATGATTGGCATGATGGATAGTAGAAACATTTAAGTTTATGGGGGAGTtttgttgaataaactttaaatgttaGTTTGTGTgttttaaaattagaagttaCTAGAATATTATAGAATGAAGGTTTGGATAGGTGAAAGGTCAAAAGTTGTAAGTGGgtttttaattatgttgttaGTGGGATTTTAAGGTCATAATGTAGATCTTTCTAGAAGAGCTTCCTAAAGCCTATAAAAAAGATGCTCTCTcatttgtaagatgcaccatagaaagaaatacaatagagagaattacaaagaagagtgtttctttTAGAGAGAATTTAAGTGTGAGTGAGTGTCTGTTTTTTACATACTTAAGGTACGCCCACTTTCTCTATGATGTTACCCACTCAATCCTTGCATCATTTTACAACTCTCATTACCCTAAAGCTTTAAGAAGAAAACTTATTTTTTGTGAAAACAACAAGTTCTTTCTACCATTGATGGACTCATGCTATCCAAATTCCTAGATGATTCTCAAATACCACTGTGCCTCATTCCAAATGCAGATGGTGTATCCACTCGCTCCAATCCCACCTTCATCACCTAAAAACAGCAAAACACTTTGATCATTGTCTAGATGTTAGTATCAATGACCACACCGTTCTTGACCAAAATGGTTGGTCTCCAATCATCATCTAAAATGTGTCTTTAAGTATAAGAAATGTCTTAGTatataaatcttttaagaatgTACAATCTATGTAGAACTATATATCTTTTGTAATACGCATTCAAAACACATAGTAAttcaaaataactaaaataacataataCATAGTTCTTCAAGATAACTAAGATAACATGCTAGTTAACTAACGCAACACCAAGATATGCATGCTATTTCTAAAAacctaaataaaaattttaacttGTTAATGATAATAACTTCTTATACTACTAAACACCAATGACTAaagtttatgataaaaaaaatgacttcTCTCACCTTATAGGACACAAGTTGTGTGATGTTTAAATTGCTCCGAAATTTTTTACGTTTTGCAATTTTTAC
Encoded here:
- the LOC137834236 gene encoding uncharacterized protein; amino-acid sequence: MANVTGQIPLPLLTKATRYGNWSIQMKTLLGSQDSWEVVEEGFEEPTNTTGYTAAQTKALKEMRSKDKAALYMLYRAVDEAIFEKIAGASTSKEAWDILEKVFKGADRVKQVRLQTLRGELENMKMMESESVSDYITRVQAVVNQLNRNGETLTDARVVEKILRTLTDNFESIVCAIEESKDLVKLTVDELAGSLEAHEQRKKKKKEETLEQALQTKASIKDEKVLYHQNSQYKGRGRGNGRGGKGSNHEGYYKEKEQSSQPNWRGRGRGRGRGGRSNYSNIECYKCHKYGHYAKDCNSDKCYNCGKVGHFAKDCRADIKIEETTNLALEVETNEGVLLMAQDEVNINNDTLWYLDSGASSHMCGHKYLFKDMQKIEDGHVSFWRCIKGGGQRARYGLLLTKGWLNWVTPRCLLRTRPQDQYFEYGTTHRERLLDIFERSATTLEGQERAFGCSN